A single Acropora palmata chromosome 5, jaAcrPala1.3, whole genome shotgun sequence DNA region contains:
- the LOC141881645 gene encoding uncharacterized protein LOC141881645, protein MNHWILISAISGIVLGIVCSAPQLAHLPYEYFHELYNHYGDSVQNNIEDMKRVHEEHQEIQHRVHEKYQEHYYNIREKIQETDENYHESLEKSNEEIRSSSGTRKSVISNKVNPRIAEKEAKSFLQKKQLSIHRQKG, encoded by the exons ATGAATCACTGGATTCTGATCAGTGCTATTTCTGGTATCGTTTTGGGAATCGTTTGTTCTGCACCTCAGTTGGCTCACCTCCCTTACGAATATTTTCACGAACTCTATAATCACTATGGCGATAGCGTCCAAAATAACATCGAAGACATGAAGCGAGTACACGAGGAGCATCAAGAAATCCAACACAGAGTGCATGAGAAATACCAAGAGCATTATTATAATATCAGAGAAAAGATTCAAGAAACAGACGAAAACTATCATGAGTCTCTTGAAAAGTCAAACGAGGAAATACGATCCTCCAGTGGAACGAGGAAAAGTGTAATTTCTAACAAAG TTAACCCACGGATTGCTGAGAAAGAAGCCAAATCGtttctacaaaaaaaacagctctCCATCCATAGACAAAAAGGATGA